The following coding sequences are from one Oryzisolibacter sp. LB2S window:
- a CDS encoding ribonuclease activity regulator RraA: MNPQTRAQLMKVSTATLCTALFKRGLRNQTIQGVQPLNPDLPNMVGEAFTLRYMPAREDRNGIAVFQNRDHPQRKAVEECPRGAVMVIDSRKDARAASAGGILLARLMQRGVAGVVTDGGFRDSPDIARYAMPAYHCRPSAPTNLTLHEAIEINGPIGCGDAPVFPGDVIVGDAEGVVVIPAHLADEIAAEATEMTVFEDFVQEKVMEGRSILGLYPPTDEQSRADFAAWRKACGR; this comes from the coding sequence ATGAATCCCCAAACCCGCGCACAGCTGATGAAGGTCAGCACCGCCACCCTGTGTACCGCCCTGTTCAAGCGCGGCCTGCGCAACCAGACGATACAGGGTGTGCAGCCGCTCAACCCCGATCTGCCCAACATGGTGGGCGAGGCCTTCACGCTGCGCTACATGCCGGCGCGCGAGGACCGCAACGGCATTGCCGTGTTCCAGAACCGCGACCATCCGCAGCGCAAGGCGGTGGAGGAATGCCCGCGCGGCGCCGTGATGGTGATCGACAGCCGCAAGGACGCGCGCGCCGCCTCGGCCGGCGGCATCCTGCTGGCGCGCCTCATGCAGCGCGGCGTGGCCGGCGTGGTCACCGACGGCGGCTTTCGCGACAGCCCGGACATCGCCAGATACGCCATGCCCGCCTACCACTGCCGCCCCAGCGCCCCCACCAACCTGACGCTGCACGAGGCCATCGAGATCAACGGCCCCATAGGCTGCGGCGACGCGCCGGTGTTCCCGGGCGACGTGATCGTGGGCGATGCCGAGGGCGTGGTCGTGATCCCCGCCCATCTGGCCGACGAGATCGCCGCCGAGGCCACCGAGATGACCGTGTTCGAGGATTTCGTTCAGGAAAAGGTCATGGAGGGCCGCTCCATCCTGGGCCTGTACCCCCCCACGGACGAACAAAGCCGCGCCGACTTCGCCGCCTGGCGCAAGGCGTGCGGGCGCTGA
- the araD gene encoding L-arabinonate dehydratase, protein MKRPYESLRSARWFAPDDFRSFGHRSRVLQMGYGYEDWVGKPIIAIVNTWSDANQCHMHFKQRVEDVKRGVLQAGGFPLELPAISLSESMVKPTTMLYRNFLAMETEELLRSHPVDGAVLMGGCDKTTPGLTMGALSMGIPFIYLPAGPMLRGNWKGKVLGSGSDAFKYWDERRAGRLPEQAWREMEAGIARSHGTCMTMGTAATMMGIAEAVGLTLPGASSIPAADASHVRMSAACGRRIVEMVWDDLTPAKLLTRANFENGIACAMAMGCSTNAIIHLIAMSRRAGHPVSLADFDAASRRVPVIANIRPSGDAYLMEDFFYAGGLRAMLERIRGHLQTEALTVNGKTLGENIAGSEVYNDDVIRPLDRPIYAEGALAVLKGNLAPDGVVIKPSACAPHLLQHTGRALVFDDYPALKRAVEDPELDVTGDDILVLRNAGPLGAGMPEWGMLPIPTKLLRQGVTDMLRLSDARMSGTSYGGCLLHCSPEAAIGGPLALVKTGDRITVDVPARSIHLEVSEEELAARKAAWTPPPPRYERGYGWMFGRHIRQANEGCDFDFLETSFGRPVPEPDIF, encoded by the coding sequence ATGAAACGCCCCTACGAAAGCCTGCGCAGCGCGCGCTGGTTCGCACCCGACGACTTTCGCTCCTTCGGCCACCGCTCGCGCGTGCTGCAGATGGGCTATGGCTACGAGGACTGGGTGGGCAAGCCCATCATTGCCATCGTCAACACCTGGAGCGACGCCAACCAGTGCCACATGCACTTCAAGCAGCGCGTCGAGGACGTCAAGCGCGGCGTGCTGCAGGCCGGCGGCTTTCCGCTGGAGCTGCCGGCCATCTCCCTGTCCGAGAGCATGGTCAAGCCCACCACCATGCTCTACCGCAACTTCCTGGCCATGGAGACCGAGGAGCTGCTGCGCAGCCATCCGGTGGACGGCGCGGTGCTGATGGGTGGCTGCGACAAGACCACACCGGGCCTGACCATGGGCGCGCTGTCCATGGGCATTCCCTTCATCTACCTGCCCGCCGGGCCCATGCTGCGCGGCAACTGGAAGGGCAAGGTGCTGGGCTCGGGCTCGGATGCCTTCAAGTACTGGGACGAGCGCCGCGCGGGCCGCCTGCCCGAGCAGGCCTGGCGCGAGATGGAGGCCGGCATTGCCCGCAGCCACGGCACCTGCATGACCATGGGCACGGCCGCCACCATGATGGGCATTGCCGAGGCCGTGGGCCTGACGCTGCCGGGCGCGAGCAGCATCCCCGCCGCCGACGCCAGCCATGTACGCATGAGTGCGGCCTGCGGCCGCCGCATCGTCGAGATGGTGTGGGACGACCTCACGCCCGCGAAGCTGCTCACGCGCGCCAACTTCGAAAACGGCATCGCCTGCGCCATGGCCATGGGCTGCTCCACCAACGCCATCATTCACCTGATCGCCATGTCGCGCCGTGCGGGCCACCCGGTCAGCCTGGCCGACTTCGACGCCGCCAGCCGCCGCGTGCCGGTGATTGCCAACATCCGGCCCAGCGGCGATGCCTATCTGATGGAGGACTTCTTCTACGCCGGCGGCCTGCGCGCCATGCTCGAGCGCATCCGCGGCCACCTGCAGACCGAGGCGCTCACGGTCAACGGCAAGACCCTCGGCGAGAACATCGCCGGCAGCGAGGTCTACAACGACGACGTGATCCGCCCGCTCGACCGGCCGATCTACGCCGAAGGCGCGCTTGCGGTACTCAAGGGCAACCTCGCGCCCGATGGCGTGGTCATCAAGCCCAGCGCCTGCGCGCCGCACCTGCTGCAGCACACGGGGCGCGCCCTGGTGTTCGACGACTATCCGGCGCTCAAGCGCGCGGTCGAGGATCCGGAGCTCGACGTTACCGGCGACGACATCCTGGTGCTGCGCAACGCCGGCCCGCTGGGCGCCGGCATGCCCGAATGGGGCATGCTGCCCATTCCCACCAAGCTGCTCAGGCAGGGCGTGACGGACATGCTGCGCCTGTCCGACGCGCGCATGAGCGGCACCAGCTACGGCGGTTGCCTGCTGCACTGCTCGCCCGAGGCGGCCATCGGCGGGCCGCTGGCGCTCGTGAAGACGGGCGACCGCATCACCGTGGACGTGCCGGCGCGCAGCATCCACCTCGAGGTCAGCGAGGAGGAGCTGGCCGCGCGCAAGGCCGCCTGGACGCCGCCGCCGCCGCGCTACGAGCGCGGCTACGGCTGGATGTTCGGGCGGCACATCCGGCAGGCCAACGAGGGCTGCGACTTCGACTTCCTGGAAACCAGCTTCGGCCGGCCCGTGCCGGAGCCCGACATCTTTTGA
- a CDS encoding FAD-binding oxidoreductase gives MSFDSQAWLAEARALIGEAHVLSADRGDDLSAYTRDWRNKFEGPALAVLRPANTGEVQAIVRLAARTGVHIVPQGGNTGMCGASVPTANGPQAILQLGRLNRILEIDPENNTATVEAGCILQTLQEQAAAAGRLFPLSLGAEGSCQIGGNIATNAGGVQVLRYGNMRDLVLGLEVVLPDGERLDLLRGLRKDNTGYDLKQLFIGAEGTLGIITAATVKLFPAPSAEVVAFAGVLSIAQAVRLLGAMRGRLGERFAAFELISGEAIALVRRYFPDTPAPLEGDWPWYVLMEAADGDSDDALREAMQAALMACLEEECLEDVALAGNLAQGQTLWMLRENITHAQQMDGGNIKHDIALPISRIPGFVEQMLPRLLQAFPGARPIVYGHLGDGNLHFNVSAPAGMPPATWQRETDAVNQLIHDAVAALRGSISAEHGIGQLKRHEMPLYKTPVELEVMRRIKQALDPRGLMNPGKVL, from the coding sequence ATGTCTTTCGATTCCCAAGCCTGGCTGGCCGAGGCGCGTGCGCTCATCGGCGAGGCCCATGTCCTGTCTGCCGATCGCGGCGACGATCTGTCCGCCTACACCCGGGACTGGCGCAACAAGTTCGAGGGCCCGGCGCTGGCAGTGCTGCGCCCGGCCAACACCGGCGAGGTGCAGGCCATCGTGCGCCTGGCCGCGCGCACCGGCGTGCACATCGTCCCCCAGGGCGGCAATACCGGCATGTGCGGCGCGTCGGTGCCCACGGCCAATGGCCCGCAGGCCATCCTGCAGCTCGGCCGGCTCAACCGCATCCTGGAGATCGACCCCGAGAACAACACGGCGACCGTGGAGGCGGGCTGCATCCTGCAGACCCTGCAGGAGCAGGCGGCCGCCGCCGGGCGGCTGTTTCCCCTGTCGCTGGGGGCCGAGGGCTCCTGCCAGATCGGCGGCAACATCGCCACCAATGCCGGCGGCGTGCAGGTGCTGCGCTACGGCAACATGCGCGACCTGGTGCTGGGCTTGGAGGTGGTGCTGCCGGATGGCGAGCGCCTGGACCTGCTGCGCGGCCTGCGCAAGGACAACACCGGCTACGACCTCAAGCAGCTCTTCATCGGCGCGGAGGGCACGCTGGGCATCATCACGGCGGCCACGGTCAAGCTGTTTCCGGCGCCCAGCGCCGAGGTTGTCGCCTTTGCCGGCGTGTTGTCGATCGCGCAGGCCGTGCGGCTGCTGGGCGCCATGCGTGGGCGGCTGGGCGAGCGCTTTGCCGCCTTCGAGCTGATTTCCGGCGAGGCGATCGCGCTGGTGCGCCGCTACTTCCCTGACACCCCGGCCCCGTTGGAGGGAGACTGGCCCTGGTATGTCCTGATGGAGGCCGCCGACGGTGACAGCGATGACGCCCTGCGCGAGGCGATGCAGGCCGCGTTGATGGCCTGCCTGGAGGAGGAATGTCTGGAGGATGTTGCCCTGGCCGGCAATCTGGCGCAGGGCCAGACGTTGTGGATGCTGCGCGAGAACATCACCCATGCCCAGCAGATGGATGGCGGCAACATCAAGCACGACATCGCGCTGCCGATCTCGCGCATCCCCGGCTTTGTCGAGCAGATGCTGCCGCGGCTGCTGCAGGCCTTCCCCGGCGCGCGGCCCATCGTCTACGGGCACCTGGGCGACGGCAATCTGCACTTCAACGTCAGCGCACCGGCCGGCATGCCACCCGCCACCTGGCAGCGCGAGACCGACGCCGTCAACCAGCTGATCCACGACGCCGTGGCGGCGCTGCGCGGCAGCATCAGCGCCGAGCACGGCATAGGCCAGCTCAAGCGCCACGAGATGCCCCTCTACAAGACGCCGGTCGAGCTCGAGGTGATGCGTCGCATCAAGCAGGCACTCGATCCGCGAGGCTTGATGAACCCGGGCAAGGTCTTGTAG
- a CDS encoding HpcH/HpaI aldolase/citrate lyase family protein, with translation MSMLPINHFKHALRAGRTQIGLWSTIPSPFVCELIGGAGYDWVLLDTEHTPTDVPLMLQQLQAVAAAQPAPATLPTHAVVRPAWNDAVLIKRYLDIGAQTLLLPFVQNAQEAQAAVRAIRYAPEGIRGMGGSTRASNFGRTADYAARAAEELCLLVQVETAEALEQIEAIAAVDGIDGIFIGPSDLSASLGYPGRPRHPEVNRTIDDAIRRIRASGKAPGILMVDESRARECLELGAQFVAVALDTIVLRDGLDAAAARFRGPPTAAAQAAASSGY, from the coding sequence ATGAGCATGCTGCCCATCAACCATTTCAAGCACGCCCTGCGTGCGGGTCGCACGCAGATCGGCCTTTGGTCCACCATCCCCTCGCCCTTTGTCTGCGAGCTGATCGGCGGTGCGGGTTACGACTGGGTGCTGCTGGACACCGAGCACACGCCCACCGATGTGCCGCTGATGCTGCAGCAGTTGCAGGCCGTGGCGGCCGCGCAGCCGGCGCCGGCTACGCTGCCCACGCATGCGGTGGTGCGGCCCGCATGGAACGACGCCGTGCTCATCAAGCGCTACCTGGACATCGGTGCGCAGACGTTGCTGCTGCCCTTCGTGCAGAACGCACAGGAGGCCCAGGCCGCCGTGCGCGCCATCCGCTATGCGCCCGAGGGCATACGCGGCATGGGAGGCTCGACGCGCGCATCCAACTTCGGGCGCACGGCCGACTACGCCGCGCGGGCCGCCGAGGAGCTGTGCCTGCTGGTGCAGGTGGAAACGGCCGAGGCACTGGAGCAGATCGAGGCGATTGCGGCCGTCGATGGCATCGACGGCATCTTCATCGGCCCGTCGGATCTGTCGGCCAGCCTCGGCTATCCCGGCCGTCCGCGCCACCCCGAGGTGAACCGCACCATCGACGATGCGATTCGCCGCATCCGCGCCAGCGGCAAGGCGCCCGGCATCCTGATGGTGGACGAGTCGCGCGCCCGCGAATGCCTGGAGCTGGGCGCACAGTTCGTCGCCGTGGCGCTGGACACCATCGTGCTGCGCGACGGTCTGGATGCGGCGGCCGCGCGCTTTCGTGGCCCGCCGACGGCCGCGGCGCAGGCGGCTGCCAGCAGCGGCTATTGA
- a CDS encoding tripartite tricarboxylate transporter substrate binding protein, whose product MHRLILDRRAALSLALAAALTPLAAPAQTAYPNKPITLVIPFPPGGQTDVVGRLIGERLSKRLGQSVIVDNKPGVNGSLASDAVARAKPDGYTLVIGGPGTHAINQLVNPNVKYDARKDFTHIAMLGRVPMLLLASPTLKAGTVADVVALARAKPDALNMALTGIGSSSHMTTELFRQAAGIGFNNVPYKGDAPAMTDVMGGQADLLFVPATSSIPFAQAGKLRALAVTGDKRLAALPGVPTMSEAGQPQVINYSWTSLAGPAGMPAEIVQQLNQACQAILAEPEVVARLAAMSNETTPGTPEQASAFIAAEVARWSDVVKKGNIQVQ is encoded by the coding sequence ATGCACAGACTCATTCTCGATCGACGCGCGGCCCTGTCCCTGGCGCTTGCCGCGGCGCTGACTCCGCTGGCGGCGCCCGCCCAGACGGCCTATCCGAACAAGCCCATCACGCTGGTGATCCCGTTCCCGCCGGGGGGGCAGACGGACGTGGTGGGGCGGCTGATTGGCGAGCGCCTGTCCAAGCGACTGGGGCAGTCGGTGATCGTGGACAACAAGCCAGGGGTCAATGGCTCGCTGGCGTCCGATGCCGTGGCACGCGCCAAGCCCGACGGCTACACCCTGGTCATCGGTGGGCCGGGTACGCATGCGATCAACCAGCTCGTGAACCCCAACGTCAAGTACGACGCCCGCAAGGACTTCACCCACATCGCCATGCTGGGCCGCGTGCCCATGCTGCTGCTGGCCTCGCCCACGCTCAAGGCCGGCACGGTGGCGGATGTGGTGGCACTGGCGAGGGCCAAGCCCGATGCCCTGAACATGGCGTTGACGGGCATAGGCTCGTCGAGCCACATGACGACCGAGCTGTTCAGGCAGGCAGCAGGCATCGGCTTCAACAACGTGCCGTACAAGGGCGATGCGCCCGCCATGACGGACGTGATGGGCGGACAGGCCGACCTTCTGTTCGTGCCCGCGACATCCTCCATCCCCTTCGCGCAGGCCGGAAAGCTGCGCGCACTGGCCGTGACGGGCGACAAGCGGCTGGCGGCGCTGCCCGGCGTGCCCACGATGTCGGAGGCGGGCCAGCCGCAGGTCATCAACTATTCGTGGACCAGTCTGGCCGGGCCCGCGGGCATGCCGGCCGAGATCGTGCAGCAGCTCAACCAGGCATGCCAGGCCATCCTGGCCGAGCCCGAGGTCGTTGCGCGGCTGGCCGCCATGAGCAACGAAACCACACCCGGCACTCCGGAGCAGGCGTCTGCCTTCATCGCCGCCGAGGTGGCGCGCTGGAGCGATGTGGTGAAAAAGGGAAACATTCAGGTCCAATGA
- a CDS encoding LacI family DNA-binding transcriptional regulator yields MSNRPSRTSSAPTLKDLARLAGVSPITASRALHRPELVAEATRARVAQAVEQSGYVPNSLAGGLTSRQTRLVAAIVPSIGHSLFSDMLDALITALAAERYETTLGISRYDPEHEETWLAAMLGRRPDGVVLTGTEHTARTRRLLLNANIPVVELWDYTPHPLDVAIGFSQEDAGRAALRHLLACGYSRPAILRSDDSRAQRRGQGFLRAAAEAGAPTPAQIVFPEGSPQAGRGREALDALRMQAPDADAVFCSSDALAQGVLAHAHALGLAIPRQFGVLGFGDQALAVDSIPALSTVKVDGAYIGRLGAEALIARMHGAPAAPANDVGFEVIARASTRHRP; encoded by the coding sequence ATGTCGAACCGCCCCTCCCGCACGTCCTCCGCCCCGACGCTGAAAGACCTCGCCCGCCTGGCCGGTGTTTCCCCCATCACGGCCTCGCGCGCCCTGCACCGCCCCGAACTGGTGGCGGAGGCCACACGCGCCCGGGTGGCGCAGGCGGTCGAGCAGTCGGGCTATGTGCCCAACTCATTGGCCGGAGGTCTGACCTCCCGGCAGACCCGGCTGGTGGCGGCGATCGTGCCGTCGATCGGACATTCGTTGTTCTCGGACATGCTGGACGCGCTCATCACCGCATTGGCCGCAGAGCGCTATGAGACGACGCTCGGAATCTCGCGCTATGACCCCGAGCACGAGGAGACCTGGCTGGCGGCCATGCTCGGCCGCCGGCCCGATGGCGTGGTGTTGACGGGCACCGAACACACGGCGCGCACGCGCCGCCTGCTGCTCAATGCCAACATTCCCGTGGTGGAACTGTGGGACTACACGCCGCACCCGCTGGACGTGGCAATCGGCTTCTCCCAGGAGGATGCCGGCCGGGCCGCGCTGCGCCACCTCCTGGCCTGCGGCTACAGCCGACCGGCCATCCTGCGCTCGGACGACAGTCGCGCCCAGAGGCGTGGGCAAGGCTTTCTGCGCGCCGCAGCCGAGGCCGGCGCGCCCACGCCCGCACAGATCGTTTTTCCCGAGGGCAGTCCCCAGGCGGGCCGGGGACGAGAAGCCCTGGACGCACTTCGGATGCAGGCACCCGATGCAGACGCGGTTTTCTGCAGTTCGGACGCGCTGGCGCAGGGTGTTCTTGCCCATGCCCACGCACTGGGACTGGCGATTCCGCGGCAGTTTGGCGTGCTGGGCTTCGGCGACCAGGCGCTGGCCGTCGACTCCATCCCCGCACTTTCCACCGTGAAAGTGGACGGTGCCTACATCGGCCGCCTCGGCGCGGAAGCACTGATCGCCCGCATGCACGGCGCGCCAGCAGCACCCGCGAATGATGTCGGCTTTGAGGTGATCGCCCGCGCCAGCACACGCCACCGCCCGTGA
- the hrcA gene encoding heat-inducible transcriptional repressor HrcA: MLDDRSKLLLKALVERYIADGQPVGSRTLSRASGLELSPATIRNVMADLEELGLIASPHTSAGRVPTAKGYRLFVDTMLTVQQEQLPALQIKPEQPQKVIANAAHLLSSLSQFVGVVMAPRRASVFRHIEFLRLSERRLLVIIVSPDGDVQNRVLFTEADYSQSQLIEAANFLNAHYTGLTMEQVRERLKLEVDRLRGEIAVLMQAAVSVGSEALSEQQDEVVISGERNLLSVSDFSSDMGHLRRAFDLFEQKTQILRLLDISSRAEGVRIFIGGESQVVPFEELSVVSAPYEVDGQVVGTLGVIGPTRMPYDRMIQIVDITSKLVTNALSHQK; encoded by the coding sequence ATGCTGGATGACCGCTCCAAGTTATTGCTCAAGGCGCTGGTCGAGCGATACATCGCCGACGGGCAGCCGGTGGGCTCCAGGACCTTGTCGCGGGCATCGGGCCTCGAATTGTCGCCCGCCACGATACGCAACGTGATGGCCGACCTGGAGGAGCTCGGGCTGATCGCCAGCCCCCACACCTCGGCCGGCCGCGTGCCCACCGCCAAGGGATATCGGCTGTTCGTCGACACCATGCTCACCGTGCAGCAGGAGCAGCTGCCGGCCCTGCAGATCAAGCCCGAACAGCCCCAGAAGGTCATCGCCAACGCCGCGCATCTGCTGTCGAGCCTGTCGCAGTTCGTCGGCGTGGTCATGGCGCCGCGCCGCGCCTCGGTGTTCCGTCACATCGAATTCCTGCGCCTGTCCGAGCGGCGCCTGCTGGTCATCATCGTCTCGCCCGACGGCGACGTGCAGAACCGCGTGCTGTTCACCGAGGCCGACTACAGCCAGTCGCAGCTGATCGAGGCCGCCAACTTCCTCAACGCGCACTACACCGGCCTGACCATGGAACAGGTGCGCGAACGCCTCAAGCTCGAGGTGGACCGCCTGCGCGGCGAAATTGCCGTGCTGATGCAGGCCGCGGTCAGCGTGGGCAGCGAGGCGCTGTCCGAGCAGCAGGACGAGGTCGTGATCTCGGGCGAGCGCAACCTGCTGTCCGTGAGCGATTTCTCCAGCGACATGGGCCACCTGCGCCGCGCGTTCGACCTGTTCGAGCAGAAGACCCAGATCCTGCGCTTGCTCGACATCTCCAGCCGCGCCGAGGGCGTGCGCATCTTCATAGGCGGCGAGAGCCAGGTCGTGCCCTTCGAGGAACTGTCCGTGGTCAGCGCACCCTACGAGGTCGATGGCCAGGTGGTCGGCACGCTGGGCGTGATAGGCCCGACCCGCATGCCCTACGACCGCATGATCCAGATCGTGGACATCACCTCCAAACTGGTGACCAACGCCCTGAGCCACCAGAAGTAG
- a CDS encoding NAD kinase: MKPIFRRVAVIGKYQQPVAGAASGSSRHIIESIAQLIAQQECEPTLEADTAASTGITGYHTLDVDDIGRHCDLCIVVGGDGTMLGVGRRLAAYGTPLVGINQGRLGFITDIPLQGYEAALTAIFHGEYEEDARPLMQARVERAGESVFEALALNDVVVNRGSTSGMVELRVEVDGVFVSNQRADGLIVASPTGSTAYALSAGGPMLHPLIPGWVMVPIAPHTLSNRPIVLPDAAEIAIEVVGGRDISANFDMQSLASLQHGDRILVRRSAHRVCFLHPRGWSFFATLRKKLRWNEGGS; the protein is encoded by the coding sequence ATGAAGCCCATCTTCCGTCGCGTCGCCGTCATAGGCAAATACCAGCAACCGGTGGCCGGAGCGGCATCGGGCAGCTCGCGGCACATCATTGAAAGCATTGCCCAGCTCATCGCGCAGCAGGAGTGCGAACCCACGCTGGAGGCCGATACCGCGGCCAGCACCGGCATCACCGGCTACCACACGCTGGATGTGGACGACATCGGCCGGCATTGCGACCTGTGCATCGTCGTCGGCGGCGACGGCACCATGCTGGGCGTGGGCCGCAGGCTCGCGGCCTATGGCACGCCACTGGTCGGCATCAACCAGGGGCGGCTGGGTTTCATCACGGACATTCCGCTGCAGGGTTACGAGGCGGCCCTCACGGCCATATTTCATGGCGAGTATGAAGAGGACGCAAGGCCGCTGATGCAGGCACGCGTGGAGCGCGCCGGGGAGTCGGTCTTCGAGGCGCTGGCGCTCAACGACGTGGTGGTCAACCGCGGCTCCACCTCGGGCATGGTGGAGCTGCGCGTGGAGGTGGACGGCGTGTTCGTCTCCAACCAGCGCGCCGACGGTCTCATCGTGGCCTCGCCCACGGGGTCCACGGCCTATGCGCTGTCGGCCGGCGGGCCCATGCTCCACCCCCTGATTCCCGGCTGGGTGATGGTGCCGATTGCGCCGCACACCCTCTCCAACCGGCCCATCGTGCTGCCCGACGCGGCCGAGATCGCCATCGAGGTGGTGGGCGGGCGCGACATCAGCGCCAACTTCGACATGCAGTCACTGGCCTCGCTGCAGCATGGCGACCGGATTCTGGTGCGGCGCTCGGCCCACCGCGTGTGTTTTCTGCACCCGCGCGGCTGGAGCTTCTTCGCCACCCTGCGCAAGAAGCTGCGCTGGAACGAGGGAGGCTCCTGA
- the recN gene encoding DNA repair protein RecN, whose amino-acid sequence MALRRIALRDFVIVQALDLDLDAGFTVLTGETGAGKSILIDALQMLLGARADTGVIREGAARTDICAEFDTGPAALAAWLHEAGFPHEDVLLLRRTVDLQGKSRAWINGIAATAAQMRALGEHLLDIHGQHAWQSLTRPDAVRGLLDAYAGAQVEPLAALWSAWRDARKALEHARSAQDTLQQERERLQWQIGEVDRLAPREGEWDELNASHARLSNAQALLDSAHGALGALQGDEDGGALSALARARQLLRGHEHLEESFRALGEVLDSCMAQADDVAHSLQGYLRHAEPDPAALERLDARLSQWMQLARRYRRQPAELPALLEGWRQALRRLDDAADLAVLEAAEQSHGAAYLKAARALSQKRAKAAPRLAQAITEAMQGLGMTGGRFEVQVDKAAEPGPQGLDQVSFLVSSHPGMTPRPVGKVASGGELSRIALAISVTTSALGEAPTLIFDEVDSGVGGAVAETVGRLMQQLGSARQVLAVTHLPQVAACANQHLVVSKRRQAEGTTSAVAPASGEQRVAEIARMLGGERLSETTLAHAREMLGGAHPSTTFSSSPPPTTTAG is encoded by the coding sequence ATGGCCCTCAGACGCATTGCGCTGCGCGACTTCGTCATCGTGCAGGCGCTGGACCTGGATCTGGACGCGGGCTTCACGGTGCTCACGGGCGAGACCGGCGCGGGCAAGTCGATATTGATCGATGCGCTGCAGATGCTGCTGGGCGCGCGCGCGGACACCGGCGTGATCCGCGAGGGCGCGGCGCGCACCGACATCTGCGCCGAGTTCGACACCGGCCCAGCGGCGCTGGCCGCCTGGCTCCACGAGGCCGGCTTTCCCCATGAGGATGTGCTGCTGCTGCGCCGCACCGTGGACCTGCAGGGCAAGAGCCGCGCCTGGATCAACGGCATTGCGGCCACGGCCGCGCAGATGCGCGCGCTGGGCGAGCATCTGCTCGACATCCACGGCCAGCATGCCTGGCAGAGCCTGACGCGGCCCGACGCCGTGCGCGGCCTGCTCGACGCCTATGCGGGCGCCCAGGTCGAGCCCCTGGCCGCGCTCTGGAGCGCCTGGCGCGACGCGCGCAAGGCGCTGGAGCATGCGCGCAGCGCCCAGGACACACTGCAGCAGGAGCGCGAGCGCCTGCAGTGGCAGATCGGCGAGGTCGACAGGCTCGCGCCGCGCGAGGGCGAATGGGACGAGCTCAACGCCAGCCACGCACGCCTGTCCAACGCCCAGGCGCTGCTCGACAGCGCCCATGGCGCCCTGGGCGCGCTGCAGGGCGACGAGGACGGCGGCGCCCTGAGCGCGCTGGCGCGCGCGCGCCAGCTGCTGCGGGGCCATGAACATCTCGAAGAGTCCTTTCGAGCCCTGGGCGAGGTGCTCGATTCCTGCATGGCGCAGGCCGACGACGTGGCGCATTCACTGCAGGGCTATCTGCGCCATGCCGAGCCCGACCCCGCGGCACTGGAGCGGCTGGACGCGCGCCTGTCGCAATGGATGCAGCTCGCACGCCGCTACAGGCGCCAGCCGGCCGAGCTGCCGGCGCTGCTCGAGGGCTGGAGGCAGGCGCTGCGCCGCCTGGACGACGCCGCCGATCTGGCCGTGCTCGAGGCCGCCGAGCAGAGCCATGGCGCGGCCTACCTCAAGGCCGCGCGGGCTCTGTCGCAAAAACGCGCCAAGGCCGCGCCCCGGCTGGCCCAGGCCATCACCGAGGCCATGCAGGGCCTGGGCATGACCGGCGGACGCTTCGAGGTGCAGGTGGACAAGGCGGCCGAGCCCGGCCCGCAGGGGCTCGATCAGGTGAGCTTTCTCGTCAGCAGCCACCCGGGCATGACGCCGCGCCCCGTGGGCAAGGTGGCCTCGGGCGGCGAGCTCTCGCGCATTGCGCTGGCCATCTCCGTCACCACGAGCGCGCTGGGCGAGGCGCCCACGCTGATCTTCGACGAGGTCGATTCGGGCGTGGGCGGCGCCGTGGCCGAGACCGTGGGCCGGCTCATGCAGCAGCTCGGCAGCGCGCGCCAGGTGCTGGCCGTGACCCACCTGCCCCAGGTGGCGGCCTGCGCCAACCAGCATCTGGTCGTCTCCAAGCGCCGCCAGGCCGAGGGCACGACCAGCGCCGTGGCGCCCGCCAGCGGCGAGCAGCGGGTGGCCGAGATCGCGCGCATGCTGGGCGGCGAGCGGCTGTCCGAGACCACGCTGGCCCATGCGCGGGAGATGCTGGGTGGCGCCCATCCCTCCACCACGTTTTCCTCGTCCCCCCCTCCCACCACCACAGCAGGCTGA